The following are encoded together in the Pseudodesulfovibrio indicus genome:
- a CDS encoding competence protein ComEC has product MRTDWLTDPLFLALALPALAASGLLVQMVLSLFRCCAAFKLRGRAVQLKWWMIPATSALCGLLWLLAALSVVYTS; this is encoded by the coding sequence ATGCGCACCGACTGGCTCACCGACCCGCTGTTCCTGGCCCTGGCCCTGCCCGCCCTGGCCGCGTCCGGCCTGCTGGTCCAGATGGTCCTCTCCCTGTTCCGCTGCTGCGCGGCCTTCAAGCTTAGGGGCCGCGCGGTGCAGCTCAAGTGGTGGATGATCCCCGCCACCTCGGCCCTCTGCGGCCTGCTCTGGCTCCTCGCCGCCCTCTCCGTGGTCTACACTTCCTGA
- a CDS encoding methyl-accepting chemotaxis protein, producing MRLSIKILLFCLLVGIVPLAGMAGYSLRTASVSLEEQSFSKLVSLQEAKSHELEGLTDTWNRDIVMYSEAKYVYSALVRLRDIVFYAAKPGVRMDVSDEEYAHALRMVAPDFEPWVKVRGYADALVLDDTGRIVFSLAKGKELGEDIAKGPLSGSRLVGAWQRALKGETVFVDFHPYAPLDGLPCAFIAAPIRRHGQEIEGVAMLRIPIDSVNKVMHTRAGLGETGEAYLVGPDSLMRSDLHSDPVAHSVVASFADPRRGAMRSEAAELALRGQSGRMQGMDYRGREVLAAYSPIPVGDTAWGLVGKIDADEALDPVRRLRNAAMVVGGGSVAAIILVTLVFLRFTLLKPLDGLRQYAVRVAEGDLDARPEGVFRGELGQVSEAIERMVRNLGEKMQEAEEASRLASSRAAEAEAAMVRADGERKARTDAARAQREGMLQAAGMLESVVSGMREASSTVNKESDSIMAGANSLSARVESTATSMEQLAGSIREVAENAETASRDAGHAHERAREGSEVVRRTVESIAEVHTITEALKKQVASLGSKADSIGKVMNVISDIADQTNLLALNAAIEAARAGEAGRGFAVVADEVRKLAEKTMDATREVGGSISAIQSDVRENIKGMDSAAGKVEVANRLAGESGAALNEIMEFFETTSRQVEAIAAASTQQSQVGEEINRAVSEVDEVSSRTAAAVAQTGGAITELTGQIETLSKLYGLFMLLGEGTVQRQVESLAKAPDLIQGRPSQQLALLAKVVRDNPSLEMAWITDTRGIQVTEYATAHGVVPGGIGGPGANWSDRDWFREPMRTGESFISNIYYSDTIEDYCLTVATPVKDREGNILSLLAVDVRHGTQAGERV from the coding sequence ATGAGACTCAGCATCAAGATATTGCTGTTCTGCCTGTTGGTGGGGATCGTCCCGCTGGCGGGCATGGCCGGCTACAGTTTGCGCACCGCGTCCGTGAGCCTGGAGGAGCAGTCCTTCAGCAAGCTCGTGTCGTTGCAGGAGGCCAAGTCCCACGAACTGGAGGGGCTGACCGACACCTGGAATCGGGACATCGTCATGTATTCCGAGGCCAAGTACGTGTACAGCGCCCTGGTCCGGCTGCGCGACATCGTTTTTTACGCGGCCAAGCCCGGGGTCCGCATGGACGTTTCCGACGAGGAATACGCCCACGCCCTGCGCATGGTCGCCCCGGATTTCGAGCCGTGGGTCAAGGTGCGCGGGTATGCCGACGCCCTGGTCCTGGACGACACCGGGCGCATCGTCTTCTCCCTGGCCAAGGGCAAGGAGCTGGGCGAGGACATCGCCAAGGGGCCGCTCTCGGGGAGCCGGTTGGTCGGGGCCTGGCAACGCGCCCTCAAGGGCGAGACCGTGTTCGTCGATTTTCATCCCTACGCTCCCCTGGACGGGCTGCCCTGCGCGTTCATCGCCGCTCCCATCCGGCGGCACGGCCAGGAGATCGAGGGCGTGGCCATGCTGCGCATCCCCATCGATTCCGTGAACAAGGTCATGCACACCCGCGCCGGGCTGGGCGAGACGGGCGAGGCCTACCTGGTCGGCCCGGACTCCCTGATGCGCTCGGACCTCCATTCCGACCCCGTGGCGCACAGCGTGGTCGCCTCCTTTGCCGATCCCCGCCGGGGGGCCATGCGCTCCGAGGCGGCGGAACTGGCCCTCAGGGGACAGAGCGGGCGCATGCAGGGCATGGATTATCGAGGCCGCGAGGTGCTGGCCGCCTATTCCCCGATCCCGGTGGGCGACACCGCCTGGGGCCTGGTGGGCAAGATCGACGCGGACGAGGCCCTGGACCCGGTGCGTCGGCTGCGCAACGCGGCCATGGTCGTGGGCGGCGGGTCCGTGGCGGCCATCATCCTGGTGACCCTGGTGTTCCTGCGCTTTACCCTGCTCAAGCCCCTGGACGGCCTCCGCCAGTACGCGGTGCGCGTGGCCGAAGGGGATCTGGACGCCCGGCCCGAGGGCGTGTTCAGGGGCGAGCTGGGGCAGGTGTCCGAGGCCATCGAGCGCATGGTCCGCAACCTGGGCGAGAAGATGCAGGAGGCCGAGGAGGCCTCCAGGCTGGCGAGCAGCCGCGCCGCCGAGGCCGAGGCGGCCATGGTCCGGGCCGACGGCGAGCGCAAGGCGCGCACGGACGCGGCCCGCGCCCAGCGCGAGGGCATGCTCCAGGCCGCGGGCATGCTGGAGAGCGTGGTGTCCGGCATGCGCGAGGCATCGTCCACGGTGAACAAGGAGTCGGACAGCATCATGGCCGGGGCCAACAGCCTGAGCGCGCGGGTGGAGTCCACCGCCACCTCCATGGAGCAGCTGGCCGGGTCCATCCGCGAGGTGGCCGAAAACGCCGAGACCGCGTCCAGGGACGCCGGGCACGCCCACGAGCGCGCCCGCGAGGGGTCCGAGGTGGTCCGCCGGACCGTGGAGTCCATCGCCGAGGTCCACACCATCACCGAAGCGCTCAAGAAGCAGGTGGCCAGCCTGGGGTCCAAGGCGGACTCCATCGGCAAGGTCATGAACGTCATTTCCGACATCGCGGACCAGACAAACCTCCTGGCGTTGAACGCGGCCATCGAGGCGGCCCGCGCGGGCGAGGCCGGTCGCGGCTTCGCCGTGGTCGCGGACGAGGTCCGCAAGCTGGCCGAAAAGACCATGGACGCCACCCGCGAGGTGGGCGGGTCCATCTCCGCCATCCAGTCCGACGTGCGCGAGAACATCAAGGGCATGGACAGCGCGGCCGGCAAGGTCGAGGTGGCCAACCGGCTGGCCGGGGAATCCGGCGCGGCCCTGAACGAGATCATGGAGTTTTTCGAGACCACCTCGCGCCAGGTGGAGGCCATCGCGGCCGCGTCCACCCAGCAGTCACAGGTGGGCGAGGAGATCAACAGGGCGGTGAGCGAAGTGGACGAGGTCTCCTCGCGCACCGCCGCCGCCGTGGCCCAGACCGGCGGGGCGATCACCGAGCTGACCGGTCAGATCGAGACCCTGTCCAAGCTCTACGGGCTGTTCATGCTCCTGGGCGAAGGCACGGTGCAGCGCCAGGTGGAGTCGTTGGCCAAGGCCCCGGACCTGATCCAGGGCAGGCCGTCGCAGCAGCTCGCCCTGCTGGCCAAGGTGGTGCGCGACAACCCCAGCCTGGAGATGGCCTGGATCACCGACACGCGCGGCATTCAGGTCACGGAGTACGCCACGGCCCACGGCGTGGTTCCGGGGGGCATCGGCGGCCCCGGGGCCAACTGGTCCGACCGCGACTGGTTCCGCGAACCCATGCGCACCGGTGAGAGCTTCATCTCGAATATCTATTATTCCGACACCATAGAGGATTACTGCCTGACCGTGGCCACGCCCGTGAAGGACAGGGAGGGGAATATTCTCTCCCTGCTGGCCGTGGACGTCCGGCACGGGACCCAGGCCGGGGAGCGGGTCTAG